One region of Scophthalmus maximus strain ysfricsl-2021 chromosome 13, ASM2237912v1, whole genome shotgun sequence genomic DNA includes:
- the sass6 gene encoding spindle assembly abnormal protein 6 homolog isoform X1, with translation MEELFSRRLQVNVRCRDGEESRRANIRVTIELQLTTSPVHKRDLLVRLTDDLDSYFLFNLSISEEDFQSLKVQQGLLIDFASFPQKFIDLLNLCYSEQESDNPRFLLHLSYQSAVLEGPANFSVVETNAFKHLNHLSLRLVQGSDKEIKDYLAVCLSSLKAEKQALETKLKKTEDDLSRQLSYAQQTLSEKTKELDKLRSEWTGQSSSLSSRYSQELQLEREKAAEIQSRLQHQTEQLRQDLERSHKQSSQQLHSRVTELEASCRELTERKYKNESSVRDLKTKLVSAEEECQRSKQQVLSLRRENSTLDTAVHEKERSVSQLQMRVAVLEQEVKDKDQLMRRTKEVLEATQQQKESVEENADSKELQIRKLEATVKSLSEELIKANGIIKKLQGEVRGLVGKIKVKNTVTVSQEKVLQDTSEKLQSAEKDLQSTQQQVVTKDEQVSKLKEQLELTVQKLNESREVLKTNENVINWLNKQLNEKQLSRKPPSLDPVVNPSVLSTTAGLRAQFYPQTVKPAVTPGAAEDVTPAEQRSVQPTTRQMGDYTGLDSKYFERRDDCIPIYGLPSNLLHGEFPQRTKPHVASAYFSA, from the exons ATGGAGGAGCTCTTCAGCAGACGGTTACAGGTGAACGTGAGGTGCCGAGACGGCGAGGAGAG CAGGAGAGCAAATATCCGTGTCACCATCGAGCTTCAGCTGACAACAAGTCCAGTACACAAACGG GATCTTCTCGTGAGGCTGACTGACGATCTAGATTCGTATTTCCTCTTCAACCTCTCGATATCAGAAGAAGATTTCCAAAG TTTGAAAGTCCAGCAGGGGCTTCTCATTGACTTTGCATCTTTTCCTCAGAAGTTTATTGACCTGCTCAATCTGTGCTATTCTGAGCAAGAGTCCGACAACCCAAG GTTTCTCCTGCACTTGTCGTATCAGTCTGCGGTGCTCGAAGGCCCCGCCAACTTCAGTGTCGTAGAGACGAATGCATTCAAACACCTGAATCACTTGTCTCTGCGGCTTGTTCAAGGCTCCGACAAGGAGATTAAAGACTACCTGGCCGTGTGTCTCTCATCTCTGAAG GCGGAGAAGCAGGCCCTGGAAACGAAGCTGAAGAAGACCGAAGACGATCTGTCCAGGCAGCTGAGTTATGCTCAACAG ACGCTGTCGGAGAAGACCAAGGAGTTGGACAAACTGCGTTCAGAGTGGACGGGTCAGAGCAGCTCTCTGTCCAGCCGATATTCTCAGGAGTTacagttggagagagagaaggctgcaGAG ATACAGAGCAGGCTTCAGCATCAGACTGAGCAGCTGCGTCAGGACCTGGAGAGGTCTCACAAGCAGAGCAGCCAGCAGCTTCACAGCAGAGTCACAGAGCTAGAGGCCTCCTGCAGAGAGCTGACCGAGAGGAAGTACAAGAACGAGTCCTCCGTCAGAGACCTGAAGACTAAACTAGTGAGCGCAGAGGAG GAGTGCCAGCGCTCAAAGCAGCAGGTCCTGTCTCTGCGGAGGGAGAACAGCACTTTGGACACGGCGGTCCATGAGAAGGAGCGTTCAGTGAGCCAGCTGCAGATGAGAGTGGCCGTTCTCGAACAGGAGGTCAAAGATAAGGATCAGCTGATGCGCCGCACTAAAGAGGTGCTGGAAGCCACTCAGCAGCAGAAG GAATCAGTGGAAGAAAATGCTGACAGTAAAGAACTTCAGATTAGAAAACTTGAAGCAACAGTGAAATCACTATCTGAGGAGCTGATAAAG gCCAATGGTATCATAAAGAAGTTGCAAGGGGAGGTCCGAGGCCtggttggaaaaataaaagtcaaaaacacTGTGACGGTGTCTCAGGAGAAGGTCCTTCAGGACACATCGGAGAAACTTCAGAGTGCTGAGAAGGATCTGCAGAGCACCCAGCAGCAGGTTGTCACCAAGGACGAGCAG GTTTCAAAATTGAAGGAGCAGTTGGAGCTGACGGTTCAGAAGCTGAATGAAAGCAGAGAAGTgttgaaaacaaatgagaatg TTATAAATTGGCTGAACAAGCAGCTAAATGAGAAGCAGCTGTCCAGGAAGCCACCGTCTCTTGACCCTGTGGTGAATCCTTCCGTTTTATCCACAACCGCCGGACTAAGG gcCCAGTTTTATCCTCAGACAGTCAAACCTGCTGTAACTCCGGGGGCGGCTGAAGACGTCACTCCTGCCGAGCAGCGATCAGTGCAGCCAACCACCAGACAGAT gGGCGACTACACCGGTCTGGACTCTAAATACTTTGAGAGGAGAGATGACTGCATCCCAATCTACGGACTGCCATCCAACCTGCTTCATGGAG agTTCCCTCAGCGAACAAAGCCTCATGTAGCTTCTGCTTACTTCTCTGCATGA
- the sass6 gene encoding spindle assembly abnormal protein 6 homolog isoform X2 — protein MEELFSRRLQVNVRCRDGEERRANIRVTIELQLTTSPVHKRDLLVRLTDDLDSYFLFNLSISEEDFQSLKVQQGLLIDFASFPQKFIDLLNLCYSEQESDNPRFLLHLSYQSAVLEGPANFSVVETNAFKHLNHLSLRLVQGSDKEIKDYLAVCLSSLKAEKQALETKLKKTEDDLSRQLSYAQQTLSEKTKELDKLRSEWTGQSSSLSSRYSQELQLEREKAAEIQSRLQHQTEQLRQDLERSHKQSSQQLHSRVTELEASCRELTERKYKNESSVRDLKTKLVSAEEECQRSKQQVLSLRRENSTLDTAVHEKERSVSQLQMRVAVLEQEVKDKDQLMRRTKEVLEATQQQKESVEENADSKELQIRKLEATVKSLSEELIKANGIIKKLQGEVRGLVGKIKVKNTVTVSQEKVLQDTSEKLQSAEKDLQSTQQQVVTKDEQVSKLKEQLELTVQKLNESREVLKTNENVINWLNKQLNEKQLSRKPPSLDPVVNPSVLSTTAGLRAQFYPQTVKPAVTPGAAEDVTPAEQRSVQPTTRQMGDYTGLDSKYFERRDDCIPIYGLPSNLLHGEFPQRTKPHVASAYFSA, from the exons ATGGAGGAGCTCTTCAGCAGACGGTTACAGGTGAACGTGAGGTGCCGAGACGGCGAGGAGAG GAGAGCAAATATCCGTGTCACCATCGAGCTTCAGCTGACAACAAGTCCAGTACACAAACGG GATCTTCTCGTGAGGCTGACTGACGATCTAGATTCGTATTTCCTCTTCAACCTCTCGATATCAGAAGAAGATTTCCAAAG TTTGAAAGTCCAGCAGGGGCTTCTCATTGACTTTGCATCTTTTCCTCAGAAGTTTATTGACCTGCTCAATCTGTGCTATTCTGAGCAAGAGTCCGACAACCCAAG GTTTCTCCTGCACTTGTCGTATCAGTCTGCGGTGCTCGAAGGCCCCGCCAACTTCAGTGTCGTAGAGACGAATGCATTCAAACACCTGAATCACTTGTCTCTGCGGCTTGTTCAAGGCTCCGACAAGGAGATTAAAGACTACCTGGCCGTGTGTCTCTCATCTCTGAAG GCGGAGAAGCAGGCCCTGGAAACGAAGCTGAAGAAGACCGAAGACGATCTGTCCAGGCAGCTGAGTTATGCTCAACAG ACGCTGTCGGAGAAGACCAAGGAGTTGGACAAACTGCGTTCAGAGTGGACGGGTCAGAGCAGCTCTCTGTCCAGCCGATATTCTCAGGAGTTacagttggagagagagaaggctgcaGAG ATACAGAGCAGGCTTCAGCATCAGACTGAGCAGCTGCGTCAGGACCTGGAGAGGTCTCACAAGCAGAGCAGCCAGCAGCTTCACAGCAGAGTCACAGAGCTAGAGGCCTCCTGCAGAGAGCTGACCGAGAGGAAGTACAAGAACGAGTCCTCCGTCAGAGACCTGAAGACTAAACTAGTGAGCGCAGAGGAG GAGTGCCAGCGCTCAAAGCAGCAGGTCCTGTCTCTGCGGAGGGAGAACAGCACTTTGGACACGGCGGTCCATGAGAAGGAGCGTTCAGTGAGCCAGCTGCAGATGAGAGTGGCCGTTCTCGAACAGGAGGTCAAAGATAAGGATCAGCTGATGCGCCGCACTAAAGAGGTGCTGGAAGCCACTCAGCAGCAGAAG GAATCAGTGGAAGAAAATGCTGACAGTAAAGAACTTCAGATTAGAAAACTTGAAGCAACAGTGAAATCACTATCTGAGGAGCTGATAAAG gCCAATGGTATCATAAAGAAGTTGCAAGGGGAGGTCCGAGGCCtggttggaaaaataaaagtcaaaaacacTGTGACGGTGTCTCAGGAGAAGGTCCTTCAGGACACATCGGAGAAACTTCAGAGTGCTGAGAAGGATCTGCAGAGCACCCAGCAGCAGGTTGTCACCAAGGACGAGCAG GTTTCAAAATTGAAGGAGCAGTTGGAGCTGACGGTTCAGAAGCTGAATGAAAGCAGAGAAGTgttgaaaacaaatgagaatg TTATAAATTGGCTGAACAAGCAGCTAAATGAGAAGCAGCTGTCCAGGAAGCCACCGTCTCTTGACCCTGTGGTGAATCCTTCCGTTTTATCCACAACCGCCGGACTAAGG gcCCAGTTTTATCCTCAGACAGTCAAACCTGCTGTAACTCCGGGGGCGGCTGAAGACGTCACTCCTGCCGAGCAGCGATCAGTGCAGCCAACCACCAGACAGAT gGGCGACTACACCGGTCTGGACTCTAAATACTTTGAGAGGAGAGATGACTGCATCCCAATCTACGGACTGCCATCCAACCTGCTTCATGGAG agTTCCCTCAGCGAACAAAGCCTCATGTAGCTTCTGCTTACTTCTCTGCATGA
- the ahsg1 gene encoding alpha-2-HS-glycoprotein 1 → MKTLGVLVLLSSAMLLCRTAPPLEPVTCGDNNSAAAARLAVHDINEHHDHGYKFRLSEIVGNNIEKVDDGCTIELQLNLLETVCHTVHPKHFEDCALRDESQSAVMANCTVSMTVKSGNANVTKYDCDTRKVKTHEEMMMFCPDCPTMIPLNSPDGFPVREAVKQVNSNTTNERYYVLKEVGRITAGYMWQGMFYNAEIVLVETHCPMLSRIVPEACKPLCPDRAHHAFCRSSHRRGKGLLSVECEYYPPSNETALGPGEREPRCNSHPVLLPRPPGHPRRAGHPHHAGHHGRAGNPHHDGHPHSTGHPRPTGHPLHDGHPHPTGHPHHDGHPRPTGHPHHDGHPRPTGHPHHDGHPHHDGSGGHHAHGQPDQGVFLHPFRPCHGLLPESDPALHPICPMP, encoded by the exons atgAAGACTCTAGGCGTCCTGGTGCTGCTGTCTTCAGCGATGCTGCTTTGTCGCACTGCTCCTCCTTTGGAGCCGGTGACGTGCGGCGACAATAACAGTGCTGCGGCCGCACGTCTGGCTGTACATGACATCAACGAGCACCATGACCACGGCTACAAGTTCAGGCTTAGTGAGATCGTGGGCAACAACATTGAAAAG GTTGATGACGGCTGTACCATCGAGTTACAGTTGAACCTTCTGGAGACAGTGTGTCACACTGTCCATCCCAAACACTTTGAGGACTGTGCGCTCCGTGATGAGTCTCAGTCG GCGGTGATGGCCAACTGCACTGTTTCGATGACTGTAAAATCTGGCAATGCCAACGTCACCAAATATGACTGTGACACCCGAAAAG TGAAAACTCACgaggagatgatgatgttttgcCCCGACTGTCCCACAATGATCCCACTCAACAGCCCTGATGGTTTTCCTGTGAGGGAAGCCGTGAAACAAGTCAACTCCAACACCACCAACGAGCGCTACTACGTACTGAAGGAAGTGGGACGGATAACGGCTGGG TACATGTGGCAAGGGATGTTCTACAATGCTGAGATTGTCCTTGTGGAGACTCATTGCCCAATGTTGTCCAGAATCGTACCGGAGGCCTGCAAGCCCCTCTGCCCTGACAGAGCT CATCATGCGTTCTGCCGCTCATCtcacagaagaggaaaaggactGTTGTCTGTTGAATGTGAATACTATCCCCCTTCA AACGAAACTGCCCTTGGCCCTGGTGAGAGGGAGCCCCGTTGTAACTCTCATCCTGTGCTCCTTCCTCGCCCTCCTGGCCACCCTCGCCGTGCTGGCCACCCTCACCATGCTGGCCACCATGGCCGTGCTGGGAACCCTCACCATGATGGCCACCCTCACTCTACTGGCCACCCTCGCCCTACTGGCCACCCTCTCCATGATGGCCACCCTCACCCTACTGGCCACCCTCACCATGATGGCCACCCTCGCCCTACTGGCCACCCTCACCATGATGGCCACCCTCGCCCTACTGGCCACCCTCACCACGATGGCCACCCTCACCACGATGGCAGTGGAGGTCACCATGCTCATGGCCAACCTGACCAAGGagtgttccttcatcccttcagACCCTGTCATGGATTATTGCCTGAGAGTGACCCAGCTCTCCACCCCATTTGTCCCATGCCTTGA